TTGCCTGTTTGGTTATCCTTTCTTGacatttgtaattttttttgtcttgcctTGTACAAGACTAGACCAACTAACATATACATACTACTCAAGTAAAGGGGTCCCAGAATCACAGGTATACCAGTTGAACAGATTTTTATGAACATCTAAGTATACAATAATACAAATAGAACTGGAAGTTATGTACCTTCATTGGTATTTGTAATGTACAATTATACAGCTACTGTCTTGCTTAACCCAACCATATAAAGTATTGCCCATAGTATTTTGcagtagttttttttaaagaagaTAGATTGGCAGCTACAACACTATCAACTGGCAAAGAATTCCATATTGAGATACTGGTAAATCTTACACTGAAGAATCTTTCTAAAATCCAAATGGTTATTAGGATGAATAATCCTTACAGAGTGATGATGCCACTGATGAAAAACATCAGACACATTAATAATCGATAGCCCATGAAATATTTTCTAGTAAATAATTGATTATGTCAGACCTTAGATGTCCCTGAGCAGAATATATGTCAAGGAGTCTTAATTGGtctaaataagaaagaatttcCAGGCCAGAAATATTCTTTGACCATCTTTAAACCGACTAAAAGTTTAAGGTCTCCACACAACCCGAGAATCATAGTATACAGGAAACCTAATGAAGTAAAGGTCTGAAGTGTGAATTATAAAAGATATTTCCTAAATCAAGGTGATCTTTTAACAGTTGACTTCAACAGATTAATTGTTAAGCTGTCTGCTTCGTTGGTTATGTCATATTTTTATAACTTTCTCTTTTTGCCTTAGGCTTATTATATGCTGTatattttatacttttattcatccatttttgtgtgtgtgtgtgtgtttggcccaCTCAGCTATTTGCATTTCCTTCATctgattatatatattttgtgttaTATCATAAGGATCTGTGATTAATTCAGTGGAAACTTGGTAGATTGACAAGACtgaggttatttatttatttttttctaaagtaACATTTACAAAATTAGAATAAGTATTGTATGTTTTCTACACCTTTTATTTAGGCATAGTATCATCTCAAGAATGTGTTGTGATAACCATAAGTATTCATGGTAGCTATGTCAATTTTTAACttgtattatttatatttatgtttttatttttctgtcttgcaGGACTTCAATGACTGGGAGAAGctgaaggatgaggagaggcaCTTCATTTCCCACGTCCTGGCATTCTTTGCTGCCTCTGATGGGATTGTGAATGAAAACCTGGTGGAGCGATTCTGCCAGGAAGTGCAGGTACCAGAGGCaaggtgtttctatggtttCCAGATTGCCATGGAAAACATCCACAGTGAGATGTACAGTTTACTTATTAAGACTTACATTAGAGATCCTGATGAGCAGAACAGGCTGTTCAATGCCATTGAGACCATGCCCTGTGTAAAGAAGAAGGCTGATTGGGCATTGAAATGGATTTCCCATGAGACTGCCTCATATGCAGAGAGAATCATTGCTTTTGCATCAGTTGAGGGTATTTTCTTCAGTGGCTCTTTTGCATCCATTTTCTGGCTCAAGAAGCGAGGCTTGATGCCTGGGCTCACCTTTAGCAATGAACTCATATCTAGGGATGAAGGTTTGCACACAGACTTTGCATGCTTGATGTTTAAGCATCTTGTGAGTAAACCAGGACAAGAAAGAATATATGAGATTGTGACTGATGCTGTGCAGATTGAGCAAGAGTTCTTGACTGATGCTCTTCCTGTCAATCTGATTGGGATGAACTGTGTGCTGATGAGGCAGTACATTGAATTTGTTGCTGACAGATTACTTGTGGAGTTGGGATGTGACAAATTGTACAAGGTGGAAAATCCATTTGATTTCATGGAAAATATTTCATTGGAGGGTAAGACAAACTTCTTTGAAAAGAAGGTAGGAGAGTACCAGAAGTGTGGTGCCATGGCCACAGAGGAGCAGCGCCAGTTCACATTGGATGCTGATTTTTAACAAAGATTCTTTGCTAAATCTCTAGGTAGCAGGCTTGTATTCCCCTGCAAGGGGTGTGGCCAAATCCAGATGAACTCAACAATGTCCCTCACTGTACCTTTGTTGCCTTGTCCAGCAAACAGGTAGTACAGTAGCAGTATTGTTCCAAAATATCATTTATTTGTGATTTTCTGTCATTTGATGAAACTAGTGCAAGGTATGCCAAATAAAATACACATAGCAGAATTTTTAAAGTATTATATTTGAGTGTAATGGAGGAAGGTACATATATGcttatgatatttatttttagctGAACATTGAATCATTCATACTTCATCTTCACATTTTCTCATTAAAATCACTAagttaagaaaggaagacattttttaacattttttttagtgtggTAGAGTTTGACTGAGTGATGTGACAGTTGTGTATTTAAGCAATAATGTAAATGAGCACACGAGACAAATCTCAAAATGTTCTGTGTATTTGGGGATTTCTACATGCAGTGTAGTTAACCACCTACTACTGGAACATTGTCCTGTATGTTAATTTTAGGAACAATTTATGTGGATATTATTTTGAAAGTGAATTGTATTGAATTTTATTACaataaatgtaaaaacaaaaaaaattatcacaaacaCAAGTAAATTAAATGTATTTGTAGAACTTCAGTTCTTGGCTTTGAAAGATCAAGTTCttcatgagaaaaaaagaaatatgagcaCACTTGTTAGCTGGTCACACTTTGATTGGCTCGTGTGGAACAAATCTCCTCTTGACAATGTGAATGTTTTTGTTGGATAGACAGATGACGTAGCTGTGGTCCGTGTAGGTTACTGAAGAGAAAATTTATTATAAATAATATACAAGTTTAGTTTATCCACATTGGAAGTTTTATGCAACAACTGTTAACacaatgttttgttttcatggaTTATTTACTTCAAAATTGGAATAGTCTGATGAGATACAATCTGTTAGGCAGAGGTTTGGCACAATAACTGGCtgagaaaataaattgaagaaTGGTGTTTGGTATCTGAGATGGCAAAGGAAAGTGACAGGATGGTATAAAAATTTTCTTTGAATGGCATTCCTAAGAGACAAGAGTTAGAGTACAGATATTGGGTCAGGTATGTTTACATTATTGGGCGATACACAACAGGAAAACTGTTACCGTATCCTGTTCCAATATACAAGCTGAGAAGAGTGAGTGGCTGGCATAGAGGCAACGTCAGAAGCGAGGAAATGATGGACATGAATGAGCAGCTGCTTGTGAGTGCGCTTGAATGAAACTAAAAATGGTCTTGTTTAGTATGGCACAAAACACGAGGTTTCCAACAAGGtaaatttttcttcacattGCTGGGCATGATGAGACAGCTCTCACAGTTCACTTAATGTTTACTTAATGACCTCAACTGCCTGAACAAATTGCCTCTAGTGGTGCTGGGAAAGACAGGATTTGTCTAGTGCACTTTTATCTCATCTGGTAACTGTTTTGGAAGTAAGAGtaaaggccctatcacactggcctatgatatgcggaaccaggaacatccgctctagatagctggaacttggccgggattagcggaaccaagttgggatggcttcatgtccatcccggttctccgtatgctatcccaatggaaaagtaaacatgatatatgtaataaaaacctttcatttgaactaaaaagaatgtgactaaattattcatattggaatattaaataatatttcatgaatttagaaaggtaaagtatatatatatatatatcatgtcgaaaggttgggctcatggcaaccacctctgactctaaagttgccatcgtgcacgtctcagcttttctcttgttttttttacttacttttctttaacaagaggaagtgcaaatgcagttcctggacaaagcacaggctgagaTATAagtggcatggttttgttctggtttattttgattaggctttgtcttggttggtgggccgtttgcctagcataacaagaacacgggcagcttgtgtgtgatagtgttcctggtttcataccataggccagtgtgatagccccttaatTGGTTCaggaaagaaatgcatcaaaCTGAAGGTGGAATGGAACTCACTTGAGATTTTCTTGAAGGCATCCCTGAGTCTCCTGGCCATAGCTGACCCTTGTTGATGCGAGTCAGCATGCAGAGGACAGTGTTGGCCATTTGCTCAGCATTCTCAAGTTCTCCACCTGACTATAATGAGAAGATTTTTGCTAACTTGGGCCTCACATTCattgtctaatattttgttaatgAAAACAACCTTTATATACAAATTAAAGCCTACTAATTACTCCTGCCTTTGTGAGATTAACTTACATGTAAAAGAATATAGAATTAACATCTTTAAATAAAGTCTACATTAATAATGGCAGAACAATGCAATGCAATCTGTagcaaaataatcaaataaaaaaaattagaattaGAGAAATTAATGATGGAGTACTTACAGCAATCACTGCTCCATCTTCACTGAGGATAAGGTGCCCAACTTCATCTGGGACTCTGCCTATGCCATGCATGCTGTCACTGCAACAATGGAAAAGAGACTCCTCTTTACTTCAAGAGTTTTCcacttcctgattttttttcctaaattcATATCACCTACTGATACCTagtcaagaaaaatgaaaaagttatGTTCTGGCTTACAACTACCTACTGAATTCAGCCATGTCAACCCAATACTCAGTACTTTTAGGATATACTAAAATATTGTGAACTAGCATGTACTATATACCACTCGTTATCATAAATATTTCGAGACCTAATACTCCTACTCATTATTAGGCACTGAAGCCATATGACCATCCTGATGCAATACCGTGAATTGCAAGCCATAATGAACACTTACTCCTTCGTGCTGTCAGTGtcactctcctccatctcagGATCTCatggaaagaataaatgaaagaatggtTCTGGACACACAATCAAACAACAGATCTTTAGTCCTACCAATGCTCTGGATTTAACTACACTGTCTTCGTAATGTATGTGGTCAAATGACAACAGCACGAACGAAGGGACGTGTATAATCTTTGGTTATCTTTATTTGATAGAAGTGTGTAAGTATAAATGTTCCTTAGTAATATTGATAACGTAATAAGTTTATTTTAGTGACGGTGGAGGCACAGTGGGGAGATAAGATTCCCCGCCCACTTCTAAAGGATGGCAACTCCTTTGTTATACTATCCAGAGCTTtccatcttcatccctttcatttACACCTCTCTAGGATATCAACAATAAGTAATCTAGCCGTAGTTCTTACTTACGAGATAATATATGGTCTGGTGGTGAAGTAAATAAGAATCACGTGATGCACCTCAGTCCTCGGGCTCGGTCAGCTGTTTTGACATCACGAATCACAATGTAAACATCTCTAAGCATTTTCGGAACATTTGTCTTCGGTTTACATTTGAGTTTAGTTGATGTGTAGATTCATGTTATAAATACAATAGAATAAGCGAATTGTTTGCACTTGTTTAAAATGTATTTCTTTACAAATTTccaaatttctttctctctgcattATAACCAATTTACTTTATATAAGGATAACTACCCTATATGTTACACCTAATTTACTAAATAAATATTAATTTTAATACAATATTACAAAAAGAAGGCAATTTGAGTACTTTTAAGGGACATCATTCCCATGTAGACACTTTGAACATAAACACAGCGTGGACCCAACATGTGAGGATGGGTTCCAAGGCGCTTCTCAAAACCAAGTAAGATTTAAGCGGTGTTCACCCTTTTCCTACTATATATCCCAGCGTGCTGTGAGCTGAACGTGGTGGCCTTGTATATATCATGTAACGTGAGGCGCAGTGTAGCTCAAGGGAGGGCTGTGGTGGAGGCCGATGAGTGTCAGATGATTTTGTTCCCATAAGTGCATAGTTTTTTCATCCCCAGTTCTGTTCACTTATTTTGTCTATGTTGTTGTTGAAATTAAATGAGTTTCCACTTATCTGTTAATTCTGGAAggtgtattaatttatttattctatttttatatatttattttcattttttttcagcttttctgTTGAGGCGAAGTATGATGCTTACTTCACCGGCCAGCGTGTTGAGGTGAGCTTTTTACAGTTTAGTCTTATTTGATTATCGAGGTTTAATTGTGTCATGTTTTGATAACACATGAATGCTGAGTTGatcaaaattcaccatctccATATCTAAGCTAACCTCTCCATCTCTGTCCAGGTGACCAGCGATGGGTCCGccgtggtgtgtgagtgtggggaCAGTGTGGGGGTGGTGAGCCTGGAGTCAGGGAAGGTGACAGGTCGAATCAGTTGTGAGGAAGACCAGGTGACTTGTCTTGCCCTGGCTCCAGATGACTCCTACCTGGTGGTGGCTCTGAAGTCCACCTCCATCCAGCAACATAAATGGCCAAGTAAGTTAGCTGTCACTTTAGAATTGCTACTAGTAATCCCTGAATTACAATATATGACAGAATTTTTGTATTACGAAAAAATCTGATGTTTATCATAATTTGTGAATAAAGATTTTAGAAATTATAAGAATAGGCAAAACAATATTGAGAAATGCATTAAATGCAAAGACAAGTATGAAAAAGACATAAATATGGTTTATGATTTTATGAATTTTCATTTTCAGAAGATTTATTTTAAAGAAATGAGCTAACTCGTAGTCCATAAAAGGAATCAGTAGTTGATGCAATGTAGAGGGCAGGGGGTGTTTATAGTTAATATGTATTTTGTGGGGTTAATTACAAATTTACACAAATTTTTGGGCTTGTGAACATCCTTCCCTTATAATAATGTCTCCATCTGAGCCTCAGCATCTTGCGAACCATGCTGATGGCTGCATGGGAAAAtagttattcctcttccttaagGAATGCCCCCGTCATTTGTGGACTTGGATTTAGTTTTCAGGTCAATATTTTGTATTCCTGCTATGAAAAGAAGCATTTCATACCTGAAGGCTGACCTTACTTGGACTTACTACAGGTATGGAGTTAGTGCGGAGCTTCAGGTCGTACCACCGTGGCCCAGTGACAGCCATGGCTTGGGACACCACATCCACCCTGGTGGTGTCAGGTGGTGCAGACTCTTCAGCCCGTGTGTGGGACCTTGTCAACAAGTACTGCACACACAGCCTCAAGGGGGCTTCTGGTGTGTTTGGGTAAGTTTTGTGTCACCTGTAAATAATTTTGCCTTTATTGTGTTTTACCTGTCCTTTCCAATAACTTtccgttttttttatcttatatgtTTGTCTCTGTAAGTCATGAGTAGTTTGCTGTTAAATGAACTCATAATTTTTAGAAATAGGGCAAAAATGTGTGgcattatgatgaaaaaaaatgtctgaaaTTGATATTTTGATTTGATGGTGTCAAGGCTAATGTAAGGATGAAATAACAAAGTGGATAGTGTGCGTATATGGTGGGTGAGCTGTGGCATACCTTTGTGAaggacttttcttttctctatgtaTTCATTCCATAAGTCAAAAGGTTTGCTCTCAATGTATGGTGTGAAAGATtagttgtaattattattattttatattattttccttcattgtatttgATCTTCCAGAGCAGTCACATTCCATCCTGAGCTGAGAAAGGTTCCACaagtgtttggtgctgttgccAATAACATCCATGTGTGGATGCTGGAGTCTGGCTCATCAAGTATGAGTGCAACCCTGGCAGGGCACCACTCGGCTGTCACTGCCCTCCAGGTGACCCATGACACCTCACAGCTGGTCAGGTGGGTCCCTAGTGGGTAATCtagtaagagagaaggaaggatgactgATCCAGACTTTTGAATTGTCTTGTATGAATGTTGatatatgtattattttctAGGAAATGCTACCATCTGATTAAAGACATTTTATCTTTCTGTGACAGGTCTTTAGGTAtgttctttactctttcttgattatatatatatatatatatatatatatatatatatatatatatatatatatatatatatatatatatatatatatattgctgtgTTATTGGGATGATATGTGATTGCAGTTGTGGCCTGGATCGGGTGGTCATCCTGTGGGACCTCACCACCTTCAATAGCTTGAAAGTTGTGCCAGTGCTGGAGTCTCTGTCAGGGATTGTGCTGCAACCCCAGGGCTCACTCTTCCCTGGGGCACAAGAAGGCAGTGACCATGTTTATGCCTTAGTAGTCGGAGACAAAGGTTAATAACAGATTCATTGATATTACATTATTTCTCAGATAtcagaagaaaattagaaaagaaagtgaatattGCAGATGtgtaaatttttttcttattgtgctTGTGTATGGCCACAGGTGTCCCTTCTGTGTGGGAGGTGGACAGTGGGCGGGAGGTGTGGCGAGCACCTCAGCCTCTAATGAGTCTGCCTGACAAGGATGGGGTCACACTGGTAAATCAGATGGTATATTGCAAAGCCCTGGAGTCTGTGGTCATGACTACCTATGACCACTCCATACTGTTTGCTAAGACATCCTCCA
This genomic interval from Portunus trituberculatus isolate SZX2019 chromosome 35, ASM1759143v1, whole genome shotgun sequence contains the following:
- the LOC123513090 gene encoding ribonucleoside-diphosphate reductase subunit M2-like, whose translation is MANVLSERINNILIEDKENNQVIKTKKKNNENEAPAKKDLSPKKKVDLSKSEPLLKENPRRFVIFPIQYHDIFNMYKKALASFWITEEVDLTKDFNDWEKLKDEERHFISHVLAFFAASDGIVNENLVERFCQEVQVPEARCFYGFQIAMENIHSEMYSLLIKTYIRDPDEQNRLFNAIETMPCVKKKADWALKWISHETASYAERIIAFASVEGIFFSGSFASIFWLKKRGLMPGLTFSNELISRDEGLHTDFACLMFKHLVSKPGQERIYEIVTDAVQIEQEFLTDALPVNLIGMNCVLMRQYIEFVADRLLVELGCDKLYKVENPFDFMENISLEGKTNFFEKKVGEYQKCGAMATEEQRQFTLDADF
- the LOC123513091 gene encoding LOW QUALITY PROTEIN: ragulator complex protein LAMTOR4-like (The sequence of the model RefSeq protein was modified relative to this genomic sequence to represent the inferred CDS: deleted 2 bases in 1 codon), with the protein product MEESDTDSTKDDSMHGIGRVPDEVGHLILSEDGAVIASGGELENAEQMANTVLCMLTRINKGQLWPGDSGAFKKISITYTDHSYVICLSNKNIHIVKRRFVPHEPIKV